One Desulfovibrio aminophilus DSM 12254 DNA segment encodes these proteins:
- the xseA gene encoding exodeoxyribonuclease VII large subunit, which produces MRILTVSELTRAVKDTLEAEFPFVWVRGQVSNLGRPASGHVYFTLGDGEALLQVVWFKGSQWGAGEEGVHPLTGEVLEPGQGGLAARLADGMEVLCAGRINVYAPRGQYQLVAELVQEQGVGDLHLAFEALKRKLADKGYFDEDRKMVLPRSPERVALVTSTSGAAVRDFLRIASERGFGCEIRIHPTLVQGEQAPAGIAAALDAVNADGWAEVIALVRGGGSLEDLWAFNTELVADALYRSSIPVITGVGHEPDVTIADYVADKRAATPSHAAQELWPARADLAQAVDEAQLNLERAFGNWLGAKEARLAELRRALSWLSPTQRLERLLERFRDTLHRLVRAGGDFVENRRDDLERALAGLTRAFGPEALEVRRGQAESLARRLDVAGRGLLEAQGNALELLRARLAGLDPEAPLARGYSLVTLARTGRFLRGAGDAVPGDELLVRARDGRLRAGVTAVEKDE; this is translated from the coding sequence ATGAGAATCCTGACCGTCTCCGAACTGACCCGCGCGGTCAAGGACACCCTGGAGGCCGAGTTTCCGTTCGTCTGGGTGCGGGGGCAGGTCTCCAATCTGGGCCGTCCCGCGTCCGGGCACGTGTACTTCACGCTCGGGGACGGCGAGGCCCTGCTCCAGGTGGTCTGGTTCAAGGGCAGCCAGTGGGGCGCGGGCGAGGAGGGGGTGCACCCTCTCACCGGCGAGGTGCTGGAGCCAGGCCAGGGCGGTCTGGCCGCGCGGCTGGCCGACGGCATGGAAGTGCTCTGCGCGGGCCGGATCAACGTCTACGCCCCGCGCGGTCAGTACCAGTTGGTGGCTGAACTCGTGCAGGAGCAAGGCGTCGGCGATCTGCACCTGGCCTTCGAGGCGCTCAAGAGAAAGCTGGCGGACAAGGGCTACTTCGACGAGGACCGCAAGATGGTCCTGCCCAGGAGCCCGGAACGCGTGGCCCTGGTGACCTCCACCAGCGGCGCGGCCGTGCGGGATTTCCTGCGCATCGCCTCGGAGCGCGGCTTCGGCTGCGAAATCCGCATCCATCCGACTCTGGTGCAGGGCGAGCAGGCCCCGGCCGGAATCGCGGCGGCCTTGGACGCGGTGAACGCCGACGGCTGGGCCGAGGTCATCGCCCTGGTGCGCGGCGGCGGCTCCCTGGAAGACTTGTGGGCCTTCAACACCGAACTGGTGGCCGACGCCCTGTACCGCTCAAGCATCCCGGTCATCACCGGCGTGGGCCACGAGCCGGACGTGACCATCGCGGACTACGTGGCCGACAAACGCGCTGCCACCCCGAGCCACGCGGCCCAGGAACTCTGGCCCGCGCGCGCGGACCTGGCCCAGGCCGTGGACGAGGCCCAGCTCAACCTGGAGCGGGCCTTCGGAAACTGGCTCGGAGCCAAGGAGGCCCGGCTGGCCGAGCTGCGGCGGGCCCTGTCCTGGCTTTCCCCGACCCAGCGCCTGGAACGGCTGCTGGAGCGCTTCCGGGACACGCTGCACCGTCTGGTCCGGGCGGGCGGAGATTTTGTTGAAAACAGGCGGGACGATCTGGAGCGGGCGTTGGCCGGGTTGACCCGGGCCTTCGGGCCCGAGGCCCTGGAGGTCCGGCGCGGACAGGCCGAATCCCTGGCGCGGCGTCTGGACGTCGCCGGGCGCGGCCTGCTGGAAGCCCAGGGCAACGCCCTGGAACTGTTGCGGGCCCGGCTGGCCGGGCTCGACCCCGAGGCCCCCCTGGCTCGGGGCTACAGCCTCGTGACCTTGGCCCGCACCGGCCGGTTCCTGCGCGGGGCGGGCGACGCGGTTCCGGGCGACGAACTGCTGGTGCGCGCGCGCGACGGCCGTCTGCGCGCCGGAGTGACCGCCGTGGAGAAGGACGAATGA
- a CDS encoding M23 family metallopeptidase yields the protein MTRRILGALLLVCLWAGAALAGARLEVPPQVGLGEPFLVRIVSDRPFRDVTVYWLEREVRPTVKAGDGGNAAEILLGTDVLEDEPGMREISAVLLDGSETATLRGTVEVRPKDYPVQALTLPSKMVTPPKEELARIARERELNHRILDQASLRRFWALPLARPVSGPVESVYGAARVLNGQKKNPHRGLDFDAAKGQPVLACATGTVVLVADQYYAGKCVIVDHGNGVQSLYYHLSEAKVREGYRVDRGEVLGLVGSTGRATGPHLHFALSVQGRLVDPLPLLEE from the coding sequence ATGACGCGTCGCATCCTGGGAGCCCTGCTCCTCGTCTGTCTCTGGGCGGGCGCGGCCCTGGCCGGAGCCCGGCTGGAGGTTCCGCCGCAGGTGGGTCTGGGCGAGCCCTTTCTCGTGCGCATCGTCTCGGACCGGCCCTTCCGGGACGTGACCGTGTACTGGCTGGAGCGTGAAGTGCGGCCCACGGTCAAGGCCGGGGACGGCGGGAATGCGGCCGAGATATTGCTCGGCACGGACGTGCTCGAGGACGAGCCCGGCATGCGCGAGATTTCGGCCGTGCTCCTGGACGGGAGCGAGACGGCCACCCTGCGTGGGACCGTGGAGGTGCGGCCCAAGGACTACCCCGTCCAGGCCCTGACCTTGCCGTCCAAGATGGTCACGCCTCCCAAGGAGGAACTGGCCCGCATCGCCCGGGAGCGGGAGCTGAACCACCGTATCCTGGACCAGGCCAGCTTGCGGCGCTTCTGGGCCCTGCCCCTGGCCCGGCCCGTGTCCGGCCCGGTGGAGAGCGTCTACGGCGCGGCCCGGGTGCTCAACGGTCAGAAGAAGAATCCGCATCGGGGCCTGGACTTCGACGCGGCCAAGGGGCAGCCCGTGCTGGCCTGCGCCACGGGCACCGTGGTCCTGGTGGCGGACCAGTATTATGCCGGAAAGTGCGTCATCGTGGACCACGGCAACGGCGTACAGAGCCTGTACTATCACCTGTCCGAGGCGAAGGTTCGCGAGGGCTACCGGGTGGACCGGGGCGAGGTTCTGGGCCTTGTCGGCTCCACGGGCCGGGCCACGGGGCCGCATCTGCATTTCGCCCTGAGCGTGCAGGGCCGTCTGGTGGATCCCCTGCCCCTGCTGGAGGAATGA